The genomic region TGGGACGCGGAGCACGCGACGCAGGCCTGGATCCAGGTCGAGCTGCTCGGCCGCGGCATCGAACTGCTCCTGGGCAACCGCCCAGATGTTCGGCGCCTCGGCGACCGGATTCGAACTTGCCATGGGTGCTGCCATGAGCCTCCAGTAGGTCGCGCTCCGACGCCTCCGCCGATGTTTGGCGCGGGAGCTGGCCCGAGCGCGGCGGCCCGATTATAGGGTTGGGTCAAGCGCCGGAGGTGCTCAGATCATCTCCACCGCGAGCGCCACCGCTCCCCCGCCGCCCAGGCACAACGTGGCCAGGCCGCGTCGACCGCCGCGCCGCCGCAGCTCGTAGAGCAGGGTCGTCAGGACCCGTGCGCCGGACGCGCCGATGGGGTGGCCGAGGGCGATGGCGCCGCCATTCACATTCACGCGATCCCAGTCGAATCCGAGCGCGTTGCCGTCGGCCAGCACCTGCGCCGCAAACGCCTCGTTGATCTCGATCAGGTCGAACTCGTCCAGGCGCAGGTCGAGCTTGGTGAGGAGCCGGCGGACGCCGTCGATCGGGGCCTCGAAGAGCCACTCCGGCGCGACATCGGCCTGGGCATAGCCGGTGATGCGGGCGATCGGCTTCAGGCCGTCACCTGCCACCGCCGCCTCCGAGGCCAGCACCAACGCCGCCGCTCCGTCGGTGATGCCCGGAGCGTTGCCGGCCGTGACGGTCCCACCGTCAGGCTGGAAGGCGGGCTTGAGCCGCGCCAGCGCCTCGAGCGAGGTGTCGGAGCGAGGGTTCTCGTCGGTGTCCACGACGGTGAGGCCTTTCTTGCCGTGCACCTCCACTGGGACGATCTCATCGGAGAAGCGGCCCTCGGCGATGGCCGCCAGGGCGCGCTCATGCGAGCGCACCGCGAACTCGTCCTGGGCGTCGCGCGTGACCTCGTGCTTTGCCGCGACACGCTCGGCGTGGACTCCCATGTGGACGTCGCAGATGGCGCACCAGAGGCCGTCGTGGACGGTCGCGTCGACCAGCTCGGCGTTGCCAAGCCGGTAGCCTGCTCGAGCACCCGGCAGCAGGTAGGGACCCAGGTTCATGTTCTCCATGCCGCCGGCCACGATCACCTCGGCGTCGCCGGCGCGGATCGAGGCAGCCCCGAGCATGACCGCCTTCAGGCCGGAGCCGCACACCTTGTTGATCGTGGTCGCTCCCACTCCGTTGGGGAGACCTGCCGCGAGCGCCGCCTGGCGGGCCGGCGCCT from Chloroflexota bacterium harbors:
- a CDS encoding acetyl-CoA C-acetyltransferase codes for the protein MNEVFILSAARTPIGKFGGGLSTVPATQLGAVAIRAAVERAAIPPERVDEVFMGHVIQAGAGQAPARQAALAAGLPNGVGATTINKVCGSGLKAVMLGAASIRAGDAEVIVAGGMENMNLGPYLLPGARAGYRLGNAELVDATVHDGLWCAICDVHMGVHAERVAAKHEVTRDAQDEFAVRSHERALAAIAEGRFSDEIVPVEVHGKKGLTVVDTDENPRSDTSLEALARLKPAFQPDGGTVTAGNAPGITDGAAALVLASEAAVAGDGLKPIARITGYAQADVAPEWLFEAPIDGVRRLLTKLDLRLDEFDLIEINEAFAAQVLADGNALGFDWDRVNVNGGAIALGHPIGASGARVLTTLLYELRRRGGRRGLATLCLGGGGAVALAVEMI